gctgaaggggggctggaaggactgccaacaactccgcaccttgctgtgattggtatgtatttgtcatttatagaactttggctcaaaacatggcttgtacagtgtattttattaatctacgatgtaacctgattttgtgtaacttcactctacttagtaggacatattaaaaacttaggaatgaggctagccctggatgaaaggcttaattgctgcttcatcttatgtatgtacagtttgtttaataattaaacatgataacaatgtgcaagtttggccagtagttttccattcttattagagtgtacaaaaaatttggaactcagtagcagtactgttgataattggggagggtggggcaatctccgcactataaggtgatatgccagagttcatcgagactaatgtgcggccttttgacttcccaaaagcatgacgttctgctagaaagcatgaacgaagctgagcttggcttttctcatcaatgtcatggtaggctaggtacaaaatggagggcctttgaaaagttgcctcggtgcttgcctgcccaagtttcgttacctcatcactattccccattatttaaaaaaaaaacgaagtattctGTCGACAAAGTTAATTCTTTTTTGTCGTGCAATATTTGTAAAGCTTTTTCCATAAACAAGTTCTATGTAGTATGTTTACATGAAGCAAGCATCTTCAACAGATATAATTAGTGGCGTGTAAAGCACTGATAAGGGAGGGCATGTTGCATGTGTCTGTCCACTGCCAGGGTACCATAAGGCCTAGCAACAAGACCCAGTATGGCTTTTTACGAGTGCATTTAAATTCGGCTTCTCTCAGTGGACACATCGAAGGCCATAGAGTTACTCGAATTATTAGATCACCCCTTTAGTGGGTAGCGTTTGCGTgtgactaattttttttccttgcaggatcaagcatgggggacataaagaagatcatcgttgcagtggattctacaagaagtcttgagaaggccatgggcctcctccttggtgccttctttgtgttcaacgttgcgtaccctcccgactgccccctcaccatggagcttttgcagaggtaaatgagtgaatgtggatgatgcgtttgataagcaatcggaatccgaggcaatagtgtgagcagcaggcttctttttcctgaggaaaggcactcgccctccttagccagtgcctgcaaatgatcagttctgccctgttcccctgaaattctgatgtcgtcacatacattcctctcgtgcatttcttcgttctctggcacagcaccgtgttgcttttttggcacacctgtatggtgatttgccagtcacaggcgtctttagaaagtagaatggtaagattattgacatagtgctgcttgccagcagtacATGCTAACAAGCCTTGCACATTGGCTAGCTCTGGCAATTGCGAGATGAAGGTCGGACTTTTGATTTTAAATTGCACCCAGTTCTGGTACTCTGACACTTGCAGAACTGCAGATTTGATCATTGTCATGTGATGAATGCACAAGCCTGGCAGTTTGCATTgcctaaacttggtcacgtgtcctgtgagtgcatctagataacacttttcagtgttttgcttatttttttggttggctactgcaagaaaggggctagaacgaagaaccagataggacgggcgactgtcaattattgctaaatgtaatgtgtgcagcacttttataagtaccgacgtcaggaaaaataggagcgaggattaagtgtaaatgcagttattttaagtcgctctactatgtatcgtgtccactggctaatgtcctagtgcaacattacagtgtgtctgactatgggttgcgtccacacatgtggcaagttgccggatgcctctctgcacttttacaggcctcaggttcccttgttaccattgatgcagtgctccctgtagcctgtgtacaatcagccccgagaaagtagagctctctacctcaccttctgggcactcaacaaaccttttgcaatgatgaatgtcagatttcattttgcattgaaacgggagacgtgacacataggcaggacagcttcacaggtactgtcacaaccattacatggcactttcccctttcacctggtgatcttttaggggctggcagggttattagcccctttcaaaaaaaattatgctgtgatcccatatttgtccagaattgcttaGTACTTGAAATGGACAGGTGAAAGAGCCATCGTAAAGTCTGCTATGTTGGCACCTGAGAAGGTGGCCGCCCTTTGTGTCAACAgttgcagtgtaaaagaaaaaaaattaagacattcatcatcgtgacaggtttgttgattgctcagaagatttcaggtgtgaaattccgcttatttgtggccaagggcacaaaaattagaatgagcattgtgcaaatggtaagatgatgaggcatgataatgaggtttttaaatgtatgcatggttgccacatgtgcaattgcagcctatacctggacatcagggtgttacatcaatactgacctatgtttgcggctgatagctgaaaacactgaaatgcagcaaaatgctcttgcatagttatggtttctagactctgtgtatggttcctgtacatgatgagcacctattgttactagaaatactatacggtgtgtatgtgcaattgtgggctgtttttacgagttataataatggttacatttaggtacatcatctattgttagtgcatgtatatgtagctatttaagcgcactactagtgtgctcacatttgttgctacctgattttaatctcgtctttcaatttcgtaatactgtgtgttgcagaaggtagtgcagttcacacattcatggcatttcacgcgtgtaggcagagtatgtgattggcacagtttatggagcatggatttattctatcctcgttttgtttccaggtaccttgggcagagcaacccaacgaaagggcgcggcaaaggcagggcctgcggaatcgcaccaaagttgctgagcctgctgcaggcactttaatttatgaataaatgtgcaagtagaaatgtaaatttgtttttgttgcatggtttatgaggtactgcccactgcaagtgactttcatgtggtcaggttcaccacactatatattgacacagaattatgttgagacttgtcgtgttgggccatcatactgacaacacagttgcatttcatgttgacaagccaaattttggaatggttaaaagcatagtcatttcgaaattacagcctgctattaccttgatggccaaatgctgtactgacagttatagataatttcaaatttgcaaaaagtcttgaagtcataaaaacagttttgaaattgacagcttgccatcgcagacaatcagtggtataattacagtttggctatattttcaaatcgataaaaatgacatcgaagtcaggaaaaaacattgtcatttagaaatgacatcttgctgtaactgctacggtcaaaaatgctatcaaattgacagtttgactgtatttcacattgacaagaaaaacatcaaaatgatggaaaaactgtcatttagaaatgatgttctgcggTCACTTTGATAgtcaaatgtcatcaaattgacggttcagttgtatttcagattgacaagaaagacgtcaaaatggtggaaaaactgtcatttagaaatgatgttctgccgtcattttgatggtcaaatgtaatcaaattgacggttcagttgtatttcagattgacaagaaaaacatcaaaatgatgaaaaagcaccgtcattttaaaatgacggggtgccatcattttaacggtcaaatgcttggaaatagagctgccaaggtatttcccgtcattttgacggatttttttttacagtgtagtacaacgcccatgcctcgctcactagcatcgcactgaacaacgaacccttttgtgtagtctggcgattgtagcacaggctggcttgttagggcgctctttagggcgctaaaagctctttcctttgtctcgccccagacgactgtttggggctctgtttttcttagagcatccgtcaggggagccgcgatatcgtaGTACCTgtggatgtacctctgatagtagccggcgacacctaagaacgaccgaatatcggtcttcgtgcgtggttgcgggaagtctcgcacagcggccacctttatttcagaggggcggcgacgaccctgtccaatcacgtgaccgaggtagacaacctcggcctgtgctaataattggcacttgggagccttgactgtcaagcccgcttcgcgcaggcgggttagcactgcccgcaagtgtgccatatgctcagaccaggatgcggagaatatcgctacgtcgtctaaatacggtaaagcgaatttttcctgtccccgcaacactttgtccacgAGGCTTGAAAaacagtatggcgcgttcttcaaaccaaaactcaaaactttaggacggaatgttcccattggtgaaatgaacgccgcatacctactagcctcttctgtaagtggaacctgccaataacccctgacaagaccTGGGGTGGAAAtgaactgagcgctactaactttctcaaggcgctcctcgatgttagggatcggataaatttgatccttagtgatggaattaagcctgcggtagtcgacgcaaggacgaggttccttgcccggtacctcaactaaaatcaaaggggaggtataatcactctcacccgcctcaataacaccgagctgtagcattttctttacctcagcctccataatatcacgctggcggggtgacacccggtacgccttggatcgtactggctctggggaggtaagttctatttcatgagtaaggacagaagtcctaccaggcctctcagagaactgaccttgaaactcttgtaagagttggtgtagtttggttttctgctcaggcgacagcggtgctttactgagtaagtcactaatgacctgatcggtgtcttccctgttcgtcactgagcctagtcccggaagctcgaccggaagctcttcgggaacgtttaccatcatacacaccactgcttcccgttgtctatagggtttgagcagattacagtggtaaacttgctgtgctttccgttttcctggcagactcaccacgtagttaacatccgacagtttttgagcAATCCGtactgggccctcccactgcacgtcgagtttgttttttagcgatgtgcgcaatatcattacctcatcgcccacctcaaaacgacgggccctggctgtccgatcataataaaccttggccctctgctgggcctttgccattgcttcacctgacaactcctgtgcccttcttaagcgttcgaggagcctaagcacgtactcgaccacgactgggtcgtcgcccctgccttcccacgagtctcgaagcatgcgaagcggagaccgcagcgagcgaccgtacaccagctcagctggcgaaaaccccgtagccgcatgcggcgcggtccttaatgcaaacatcaccccaggcagacacagctcccaatcactttgttgtacaaaacacaatgctctaaacacgcgcttcatgacggagtggagcttctcaacggaattcgactgtgggtggtacactgagctgtgtaacagctttaccccacacctttcgagaaaggctgtcgtcaaagcgctagtaaacactgtgccctgatctgactggatttccgcaggaaaaccaactcgcgcaaatatggacagtagtgcattgactatctcaactgagctgagttctttaagcggcactgcttcagggaactttgtcgctgggcagatgaCAGTCAAaggtgtctgtaccccgtggctgttaccggtagaggtcccactgtatccataacgagccgtttaaaaggctccgtaatgataggtaccaacttcaacggcaccctcgatttgtcccctggtttgccaactcgctgacaggtgtcacatgtcctcacaaagtgttctgcgtcacgaaaacaccctggccaatagtactcttgcaagaaacggtccttagtcttcttaactcctaggtgtccggaccacgaaccgccatgcgacaagcgcaacagatcctgacggtagcactgaggcacaatcagctgatcgaactctacttccctgcggtctagatacttccggtacaggaccccacctctttccacaaaacgagcatttttcttggcggtACCTTCcatgacattgcagcgcatgttttctaggctgccatcctttttttgctcggctatcaaagccgaccggctgacttttagcaacctattaagtccatctgacgtaggcgcgatgagcaaatctgctgatagctcttctaactttcccgtgtcgggcatttcctctccagtacctggtgccttcaacgctacaggctcaattttattcagttcggacgtgctctgaatatcagcttgctgcgcatccgaccctttctcattgttcgacaacgtcggccccgcaactaccgcctttgcagcgagctcccgaactctcgatctggttaaggcctgaacgctagcctcaccaaacaaaagccccttctcgcgcaggaggtgatcggacctgttcgaaaataggtacgggtactggggggggggggggggggggcagcatagatgacactgcggcctccgtctcaattgctccgaaaggtccttcaataagcacttttgctacgggcagacacacgctatgagcttccacggcttgcttgatccatgcgcactcgcccgtgaacatatcgggttctacgtaagaggggtgaactacatccattgtagctgcggaatcacgaagcactcggcactctttcccgttcacgaggaagtctcgcatgtaaggctcgagaagcttcatgttctcgtcagtgctgcataatgacaaaaacacgacttttgtttttgtttttgtttctggacactgcgccgaaaagtgacccggcttctggcacgtataacacacgcgcgcttgcctcgtctcgaaccgctttctgcgttcggcttcggctgccgccgtctccttacgttcggtcggactgctttcactcacatccgcactacgtgtgtccccccttgctctcatgggtgtgaacttcggcctctcagacttggagccaaattcacccttttgaccgtccctagctccgcgagccggacgcgtcacaaactcctcggctagctcggcggctttagccactgtactaacgtctggcctatccaagacccagtaccgcacgttctcaggtaaccgactataaaactgttccagcccgaaacactgcagaattttctcgtggtcaccaaacgctttctcttctttgagtcactcctgcatgtttgacataagcctgtaggcaaactgtatatgactcacttctgcctttttcattttcccgaaacttccgacggaacgc
This portion of the Amblyomma americanum isolate KBUSLIRL-KWMA chromosome 10, ASM5285725v1, whole genome shotgun sequence genome encodes:
- the LOC144106420 gene encoding uncharacterized protein LOC144106420 encodes the protein MFSLESNNMWLVNSQHAAEGGLEGLPTTPHLAVIGSSMGDIKKIIVAVDSTRSLEKAMGLLLGAFFVFNVAYPPDCPLTMELLQRYLGQSNPTKGRGKGRACGIAPKLLSLLQAL